In Streptomyces sp. NBC_01231, the sequence GTGGTGGCGCCGGTTCGTACCGGGCGGCGCATCGGTGTGGTCGCGCTGGGCGTCGCCCTCGTGGTGCCACTGGCCCTGCCCGCGATGAACGGCGGCCTGCTGGACGGCGCCGGGGCGGGCGTGGGCTCCGGCGGCGGGGGCGGCGGCACGATCTCCGCGGTCAACCCGCTGGTCTCCCTGCGCGACAGTCTGAACGTGGACGAGGACCGGCGGGTCCTCTCCCTGCGTCCCGAGGCGGACACGGACGTCTCCAACCTCTATCTGCGGATCGTGTCCCTGGACGACTTCGACGGCACGACCTGGAAGCCGTCCAAGCGGTCCATCACCGCCGTACCGAAGGGCGAGTTCCCGATCCCCATCGGCCTCGGCCCGGACGTCAAGCGCACCGAGATCGAGACGACCGTCTCGGCGGCCGACTGGTACGCCCAGGACTGGCTGCCGATGCCGTACCCGCCCAGCGGGGTGCGGATCGGGGGGAACTGGCGCTACGAACCCGAGGGCATGACACTCGTCGGCGACCACGGCCAGAACACCCGTGGTGCGACGTACCAGGTGAAGAGCCTGGACGTGCAGCCGACGGCCGAGCAGCTCGCCGCAGCACCGGAACCGCCCGCGGCCCTGACCCGCGAGTTCACCGAGCTCCCGGACTCCCTGCCGCCCATAGTGGGGGAGACCGCTCGCCAGGTCACCGCGAACGCGACGAACCCGTACGAGCAGGCGGTCGCGCTCCAGGACTACTTCGCTGTGACCGGCGGCTTCGAGTACGACACCCAGGTACAGGTCGGCAGCGGCTCACAGGCCATCGCCCGCTTCCTGCGGGACAAGCAGGGCTTCTGCGTGCACTTCTCCTTCGCGATGGCGGCGATGGCCCGCTCCCTGGGCATACCGGCGCGGGTCGCGGTGGGTTTCGCGCCCGGTTCCCCGCAGGCGGACGGGTCGGTGTCGGTGGGGCTGAAGGACGCCCACGCCTGGCCCGAGCTGTACTTCGAGGGCGTGGGCTGGACCCGCTTCGAGCCGACCCCGAACCGGGGCACGGTGCCGTCGTACACCATCCCGGACGCCTCCGGCAGTACGCTCCCGGACACCACCCAGCCGTCCGAGTCGGCGAGCACGTCAGCCTCCGCCGCGCCGTCGGCCAGTGAGACCTGCACGCCGCAGCAGCGGAAGATGGACGGCTGCGCGAGCCAGTCTCCGCAGGCCGCGCCGGCCGGGAGCGACGACGGCCCGAAGTGGTATGTGCTGCTGATGTGGGTCCTCGGCGGCCTGGCCGCCCTGGCGATCCCCTCGGCTCCGATGCTGTGGCGGCTGCGGGCCAGAGCCGCACGGTTGGGCGGGCACGGCCGCGGCGAGGCCGATGTGGCGCTGACCACTCTGGCGGTCTGGCAGGAGCTGACGGACACGGCGTGGGACGTCGGGATCGAGCCGGACGAGTCGCAGACCCCGCGCAACGCGGCCGCCCGGATCGTCCGGCTCGGGCATCTCGACCCGGCGACGGCAGCCTCGGTGCACCGGGTGGCGGACGCCGTGGAACAGGTCCTCTACGCGCCGCGGCCGCGCCCGACGACGGGCCTCGCGGACGACGTCCGCCGGGCGGTCGTGGCGCTGCGGAGCACGGTCAGCGGGACCACCAGGCTGCGGGCGGTGGTGGCCCCGCGTTCCGCCATACGAGTGGTGTGGGCGTTGTCGGAGTGGTGGACCGGTCTCACGGCCCGCGTGGCGCAGGCTCGGCCGAGCCTGCGTAAACCGTCGGGTCAGGAGAGCTGAGGCGGTCGGCCGTCCTCTGGGGTCTCCTCGACTGAGGCAGGCCCCAGGCTCCACGGCAGAGAGCGGGCCCCGGGTCGCATCGACCCGGGGCCCGCTCCTGTCCGTCCGAAGCTCACCGTTGCGCACCCCGACAAGGCCGCTTCGCATCCCCCCGATACCGGCCAGGCCGCCCCGCCGCGGGCATGCGTGAGGGGGTGACCACCCATCGGATGGTCACCCCCTCACATGTCTGCGAGAGCTGTTCGTCGAGCTAGTGGCCCTGTTCGTCACGGCGCCGCTGCCAGCGCTGTTCGATCCTGTCCATCATGGAGCGCCGCTGCCGTCCCTGACGGCGTGCCTGTGGGCCACCGGCCTGTGGGCCACCGGCGGGCTGTTCGCCCGGCTTGGGGGCCTTGCGCCAGCCGGTCACCGCGAGCACCGCACAACCCAGCATGACCAGGAAGCCCACCACGCTGAGCCAGACCTGCTTGGCGACCATACCTGCCATGAGGAGCGCGATACCCACGAGGAAGCCCGCGACCGCCTGGTAGACCCGTCGCCGGGTGTACGTGCGCAGCCCGCTTCCCTCAAGCGCTGTCGCGAACTTGGGATCTTCGGCGTACAGCGCTCGCTCCATCTGCTCGAGCATTCGCTGCTCGTGCTCCGAGAGCGGCACGGAGTCCTCCTCATCGTGCAGTCGCCGGGGCGACTAGGGGGTCCCTTCAGGATAGGCAGGGAATCGCCCCCGTGAAACCCGCCCCTCTGCGCCAATTGGCCAACCGGATCCCGCCATGAAGTCCCGGCTCGCTGAAGATTCCATTCCCCAGCGGCCGACCCGTCATGCCGGGCGGTCTCCCTCGATCATACGGCGCGAGGGGCGCGATCGGGTGGCCTGTGGCGTACTCCATGTGCACACAAGTACCTGATCAGCGACGCAGCCCTCCGCCCGCGCGGAGACGGCTCAGGCCTCGTCGGCCCCGCGGGCCTCACCGAGCACATGCAGTTGTGTGGCCACGGAGTGGAATGCGGGGAGCTCGGCCGCTGCTTCCTCCAGCTTGAGCAGGGCCTCCAGGGCGCCTGGCTCGGTGTCCACCAGCACGCCGGGGACGAGGTCGGCGAAGACCCGTACGCCGTGCACCGCGGCGACCCTGAGGCCCGCGCCCTCGACCAGGCCGGTGAGCTGCTCGGTGGTGAAGCGGTGCGGCACGGGGTCGCTGTCGCCCCAGCGGCCGTTCGGGTCGCCGAGGGCCTGCTGGGCCTCCTTGAAGTGGCCCGCGAGGGCACGCGCGAGCACGGCGCCGCCCAGGCCCGCGGCGAGCAGGCTGAGGACGCCCTCGGCGCGCAGGGCCGCCACCGCGTTGCGGACGCCCTCGGCGGGGTCGTCCACGTACTCCAGGACGCCGTGGCACAGCACCGCGTCGTAGCCGCCTCGCTCAACCACGTCGAAGAGGCCGTGGGCGTCGCCCTGGACGCCCTTCACGCGGTCCGCGACGCCTGCCTCGGCGGCGCGACGCTCCAGAGCGAACAGCGCGTTCGGGCTGGGGTCGACGACGGTGACGCGGTGGCCGAGGCGGGCCACGGGCACTGCGAAGTTGCCGCTGCCGCCTCCGGTGTCGAGGACGTCGAGCGACTCCCGACCCGTGGCCTTGACCCGGCGGTCGAGGGCGTCCTGGAGGACCTCCCAGACCACGGCGGTACGGAGAGAGGCGCGGGGGCGCATCGGGTCCGACACGGCAGTTGACTCCTCGGCGCGGCACCGCCTCTTGCGCGGCGGCGCTAACGGGGCGCCTCCCCGCCCCGGCGCACGGGAGGAGAAGGCTTCAGGCCTTCCCCACCCTATTGCCTCCGGTGCCGCGGCATCGCCTCCGGTGCCTCGGCCGGTCACCGCGGTGCCGCACCCTCCCGCACGTCCCCTCGCACGTCCCCTCGCACCTCGCGGCGCGCGGCCCTCGGGTCAGCCGGCGTCGGGTCAGCCGGCGTCCGGGAAGTCACGGTCGGCGGGGTCCTGGTCCGCCGGCGGGTCGGTGTCCTGGCGGGGCTGCGGCAGGACGGGCTGGAGCACCAGCATGCGCTCGACGAGGCGCAGGAACATCGCCGCGTCACGTATCAGGTCGTCTGCGTCGCGGCGGCTGGCCGCGCCCTGGATGCCCGCCTCGGCCCGGGCACGGCGCCTGGCTCCGGTGGCGAACAGCACGCTCCACTCGGCGAGTTCGGGGGCTATCTCGGGGAGCACTTCCCACGCGCTCCGGATGCGGGCCCGGCGTCGGGGCGTGGTCTCCGGGCGGCCCCGGGCGGCGAGCACGGCGGCGGCGGTGCGCAGGGCCGCCAGGTGGGCTGTCGCATAGCGCTCGTTCGACGTTTCCAGGGCGGTGGCCTCGTCCAGTCCGGCGCGGGCCTGGGCGAGCAGATCGAGGGCGGCCGGTGGAGCAGTGGTCCGGCGCAGCACAGGGTGCACGTCGCTCGCCGGGCCGGCCAGTGAGGGGGCAGGGCCGGTGGCGCGGCGCCGGTGAGCGGCTGCTGCGTGATAGCTGGCCATGACGAACCTCCTGTCGTCTGTGTGACGGCACGCCCTGATACGGGATGCCGTATGTGCCCATCGTGCGGTATGGCACTGACAATCCGTTGTGACCTGGGCTTTTGCTTCAAACGAAGGTTCGAGGCACCTCTTGCACTGACCAGTCGGGGCAACAAAATGCCCCGACTGCCCCCGGAGCTGACCCTGTGAGCACTTCGGTGACTCCTCGGAGCCCGGCTCCTGTGAGAATCAGGACCATGGAAAGCAGCAGCACCACGCCGGGTGTCAGCACACGCCGCGAGGCCACCCGGCAGAAGCTCTACGAGGCGGCCGTCACGCTCATCGCCGAGCAGGGGTTCTCCGCCACCACCGTGGACGAGATCGCCGAACGCGCGGGGGTCGCCAAGGGCACCGTCTACTACAACTTCGCAAGCAAGTCGGGTCTCTTCGAAGAGCTGCTGCGGCACGGAGTGGGCCTGCTCACCGCCTCCCTCCGGGAAGCGGCCGAGCGGACCGACCGGGACGGCGGCGGCAAGGTCGACGCTCTTGACGCGATGATCCGCGCGGGTCTCGCCTTCATCCAGCGCTACCCGGCCTTCACCCAGCTGTACGTGGCGGAGTTGTGGCGCACCAACCGCGCCTGGCAGTCCACCCTCATGGTGGTCCGTCAGCAGGCGGTGGCGGTGGTCGAGGGTGTGCTGCGCGAGGGCGTGGAGAACGACGAGTTCAGCGACGAGATCGATATCCAGCTCACCGCGGCCGCGCTGGTCGGCATGGTGCTGGTGGCGGCCCTGGACTGGCAGGCGTTCCAGCCGGAGCGCTCCCTGGACGACGTGCACGCGGCGCTGTCCCGGCTGCTCCAGGGGCGGGTGAGCGGGCGCCGCTGAGGAGGGCCCCCGAAGAGACGCCCAAGAGCAGCAACACGAGAGCAGACACGCAAAAGCGGAGACACAAGAGCGCCGGTCCGATGTGGCCGCTTCCCCCGCGGGCCACCTCGAACCGGCGCTTCCTTGTGCTTCCCCCGTGCTCCCCCGATTTCCCCCGTGCTCCCCGTGCCCCCGTTGGCCCCCGTTCGGCCGTCCCCCGGTCCCCCCGTGCCTCGCTCCCGCCGGCATCGACCGGCGGAAGGAGCGGATCCAGGGCCGCTCCGTTCCGGCGCCCCGTGTCGCCGGTGCCGGAGCCGCGCCCCTTTTCCGTGCCCCTACTCTCTCGTTCACCCAGGTCGGCCCCCATCCGCGCGGGTACTCAACTCACCCCCTAGGTACGTGTACTCAGACCTGCGCACGCGGGCCCAGGCCGCCGCGTCGCCGACTGGATACGATCGCGTCCGTGTCCGTACTCCCTTTGGTCTTCACCAGCGGCTGGGCCAGCGGCGTCAACGCGTACGCCGTGGTGGTGCTGCTCGGCGTGTTCGGCGCGACGGGACTGAGCGACGACGTCCCCGAGACGCTGCAACGCCCCGAAGTGCTCGTCGTGGCGGGCCTGTTGTTCCTGTGCGAGGCGGTCGCCGACAAGATCCCGTACGTCGACTCGGCGTGGGACGCGGCGCACACCGTGATCCGGCCGGTCGCCGGTGCGTGGGTCGGTGCGCTGCTGGCGGGGCAGAGCGGTTCGCTGTCCGATGTGGCGGCGGGCCTGATCGGTGGTTCGACGGCGCTGGCCAGCCACACGGTGAAGGCCGGCACGAGGATGGCGGTCAACGCCTCCCCGGAGCCGTTCAGCAACATCGTGGTGAGTCTCGCCGAGGATCTCGGAGTCGGCGCGCTCGTCACGTTCGCGATGTTCCATCCGGAGGCCGCGGCGATCATCGCTGGTGTGGTGCTGCTCGCCGGACTCGTCGTGCTCTGCTTCCTGGTCTCCAGAATTCGGCGGTTCCTGCGCCGCAGAGCCCGGCGGCGTGAGGAGCGACGGCTCGCGGCGGGGGCCTGGCAGCCGCCGCCCTGAGCCGGGGAACATCGCTGGTCACAGGCCCGCGGCCGGATTGTCGGTGGCGGCCGATAGAGTCGCGGTCATGGCACGGATTGCAGTGATCGGCGCCGGGACGGGCGCGATGGCGGCCGCCGCCCGGCTGGCCGTCGCGGGCCACCGGGTGACGGTGTACGAGCGTACGGAGACGTACGGCGGAGCGGTGCGCCGCCACGAGCGCGACGGCTTCTCCTTCGACACGGGCCCGGGGCTCCTCCCCCTCCCCGCTGTCTACCGCGACCTGTTCGTCAAGACCGGCAAGGAGCCGCTCGAGGCCTGCGTCGAGCTGACTCAAGTCGACCCGTCGGCACGGCACGTCTTCGCGGACGGCACCCGGTTGTCCGTGCCCAACGCCTCACGCGCGGGCATCGTCGGGGCTCTCGACGAGGCGCTCGGGTCGGGCGCCGGGCAGCGCTGGGGCGACTTCCTGGTCCGGGCCCGGGAGGCCTGGGACCGGACCCGCCGGCCCCTCCTGGAGGAGCCGCTGTGGCCGAACTGGTCGGTGCTGGCCGACCGCGAGCCCTATCCGGCGGTCCCCCACAAGCGCCTGCTGCGCACCCGCAGGGCCACGACCCTCGCGGAGGTCGGCGCCTGGGAACTGCGCGACCCCCGTCTCATCGCCCTCCTGGAGAGCCACGCCCTGGCGTACGGGCTGGACCCGCGGACGGTCCCGGCGAGCGCGGCCGTGCTGCCGTACCTGGAGCACGCCTTCGGTACCTGGTATGTCCGCGGCGGCATGCGGGAGTTGGCGCGCGCGGTGTACGAGCGGTGCGTGGCCAGGAAGGTCGAGTTCGTCTTCGGCGCCGAGGTCACCGGGATACGGGAGAAGGACGGTCGGGCGGCGGGAGTGGAACTCGCGGGCGGCGAGGTGGCGGAGGCCGAGTTCGTGGTCGCCGGCGTCGCGCCGGAGGTGCTGAGCCGCGTCGTCCGCGGCACGGAGGCACGGGGCGCGGACGAGGTGCCGCCGCAGCGCGGACTACCGAGCCGGATGACGGTGCTGCTGGCGCTGCGCGGCGGGCGCCCGGAGGGGGCGGCGCACCGGACCGTGGTGCACGCGGATGACCGCGAGAGCGAGTTGGACCACCTGTTGGGCACGGCTCCCGAGACGCCCTGGCGCCCGACGGTCACGGTGCTGCGGCCGGAGGACCCCGGGCTCGTCCCGGACACGCAGCACGAGGCCGTCACGCTCACCTCCGTGGTGCCGGCCGGTCGGCCCGAGCCGGAGGTGGTGGCCCGGTACACCGAGGCCATGACGAGGGCCGCCGAGCATGCCGTACCGGAGCTGCGCGAGCGCCTTCTGTGGCAGGAGGTCCGTACCCCGGCCGACATCGCGGACGCGACGGGCGCGGAGGGCGGCGCCGTTCCCGCACCGGCGCTCGCCGCGGGGGACGGCCGTCTGCTGCACCCGTCCAACAGCACGGCGATACCTGGCCTGTTCACCGTCGGCGGCTGGTCACATCCGGGCGGTGGTCTCCCGCACGCCGGAATGTCGGGCGCGCTCGTCGCCGGACTCATCGTGGAGGGGCCGGAGTTCCGGGGTTCTCAGTGAAGGCGTGACACCCCGGCCGCGGGACGCTCTAGAAGCGGTACTGCTCGTCGAACCCGTTGCCCTGGTTCTGGTCGTGGCCCTGCTGGCCGTACTGCTGCTGCTCCTGCGGGAAGTCGCCGTAGGGGTCGTCGGTGCTGCGCTGTTGCGGCACCCACACCCCGCCGGCCGGGGTGTCGCCGTAGCTGCCGGTGGCGTACTGGTCCTGGCTGTAGCCCTGCTGCCCGTACTGCTGCTGGCCGCCGTAGGAGGTGTCGTACGCGGCGCCGTCGTAGGTCTGGGTGCCGATGTACGGGTCGGAGTAGGCGGCGTACTGCTGCTGGCCGGATGTGTCGTAGCCGTACTGCTGCTGGTCGTAGCCGGTGTAGCCGTCGTAGGAGTACGACGGGTCGGCGGCGGCCGTCGCGTACTGGTCCTGGGTCTGACCGGCGGTGGCGTAGGACGCGTCGGCGGCGGCGTACCCGGAGTCGTATATGCCGTAGGAGCCGGTTTCGTCGGGCAGGGGCTGCGGCGCGTACACGGAGGTGTTCTCGGCGGCCGTCGCGACGGGGCGGGCGGGCGTGAACACGTCGTCGCGGTCGTACTCGTCGTCACCGCCGTAGGCGCCGGTGTCCTGGCCGAAGTCGGCGTTCCGGCCGTATCCCGCGTCGGCCGCCTCGAGGCCGGTGACCTCCAGGGCCGGATCCTGTCGGTCGCCCCTTCCGCGGCGCCGCTTGCTGACGTCGGCGCCCGGGCGGCTGACCGCCCAGCCGGACGCGAAGCCGCGGCGGAAGGAGAGCGTGACGTAGGTCTGGCCGATCGCGAAGGCGACGGCACCCAGTGCGATGACGACCACGGACGGGATCAGCACGCCGAGCACGACGCCGAGGAAGCCGGCGAAGGCGAGCAGCCGCCAGCGCAGGCGCGCCTTGTACTGCAGCAACACCTCGCCCAGCAGCCACAGCGCGACGATGCCGAACGCGATGTAGAGGACCGTCCAGCCCATGTACGCCCCTCTCACAGTGGCCGTTACGCAGTGTGTCGTATGCCGGTGCGAC encodes:
- a CDS encoding DUF3488 and transglutaminase-like domain-containing protein yields the protein MSGRVRLALCAWAATLMSACALLPLVRPATWIVQAAFLLAVQSGVGAATRRVPLARPLTVAAQALVALMLLTLTFAREQAVAGLVPGPDTFVHFADLLRQGSDDIARYAIPAPLESDGIRLMLVGGVLIIGLAVDALAVTFRSAAPAGLPLLALYSVAAGLSDGGTDWLWFLVAAAGYLLLLLAEGRERLSQWGRVFGGAARVPGEESGVVAPVRTGRRIGVVALGVALVVPLALPAMNGGLLDGAGAGVGSGGGGGGTISAVNPLVSLRDSLNVDEDRRVLSLRPEADTDVSNLYLRIVSLDDFDGTTWKPSKRSITAVPKGEFPIPIGLGPDVKRTEIETTVSAADWYAQDWLPMPYPPSGVRIGGNWRYEPEGMTLVGDHGQNTRGATYQVKSLDVQPTAEQLAAAPEPPAALTREFTELPDSLPPIVGETARQVTANATNPYEQAVALQDYFAVTGGFEYDTQVQVGSGSQAIARFLRDKQGFCVHFSFAMAAMARSLGIPARVAVGFAPGSPQADGSVSVGLKDAHAWPELYFEGVGWTRFEPTPNRGTVPSYTIPDASGSTLPDTTQPSESASTSASAAPSASETCTPQQRKMDGCASQSPQAAPAGSDDGPKWYVLLMWVLGGLAALAIPSAPMLWRLRARAARLGGHGRGEADVALTTLAVWQELTDTAWDVGIEPDESQTPRNAAARIVRLGHLDPATAASVHRVADAVEQVLYAPRPRPTTGLADDVRRAVVALRSTVSGTTRLRAVVAPRSAIRVVWALSEWWTGLTARVAQARPSLRKPSGQES
- a CDS encoding DUF3040 domain-containing protein, whose protein sequence is MPLSEHEQRMLEQMERALYAEDPKFATALEGSGLRTYTRRRVYQAVAGFLVGIALLMAGMVAKQVWLSVVGFLVMLGCAVLAVTGWRKAPKPGEQPAGGPQAGGPQARRQGRQRRSMMDRIEQRWQRRRDEQGH
- a CDS encoding methyltransferase, whose protein sequence is MSDPMRPRASLRTAVVWEVLQDALDRRVKATGRESLDVLDTGGGSGNFAVPVARLGHRVTVVDPSPNALFALERRAAEAGVADRVKGVQGDAHGLFDVVERGGYDAVLCHGVLEYVDDPAEGVRNAVAALRAEGVLSLLAAGLGGAVLARALAGHFKEAQQALGDPNGRWGDSDPVPHRFTTEQLTGLVEGAGLRVAAVHGVRVFADLVPGVLVDTEPGALEALLKLEEAAAELPAFHSVATQLHVLGEARGADEA
- a CDS encoding SAV_6107 family HEPN domain-containing protein, which gives rise to MASYHAAAAHRRRATGPAPSLAGPASDVHPVLRRTTAPPAALDLLAQARAGLDEATALETSNERYATAHLAALRTAAAVLAARGRPETTPRRRARIRSAWEVLPEIAPELAEWSVLFATGARRRARAEAGIQGAASRRDADDLIRDAAMFLRLVERMLVLQPVLPQPRQDTDPPADQDPADRDFPDAG
- a CDS encoding TetR/AcrR family transcriptional regulator, which gives rise to MESSSTTPGVSTRREATRQKLYEAAVTLIAEQGFSATTVDEIAERAGVAKGTVYYNFASKSGLFEELLRHGVGLLTASLREAAERTDRDGGGKVDALDAMIRAGLAFIQRYPAFTQLYVAELWRTNRAWQSTLMVVRQQAVAVVEGVLREGVENDEFSDEIDIQLTAAALVGMVLVAALDWQAFQPERSLDDVHAALSRLLQGRVSGRR
- a CDS encoding DUF4126 domain-containing protein; the encoded protein is MSVLPLVFTSGWASGVNAYAVVVLLGVFGATGLSDDVPETLQRPEVLVVAGLLFLCEAVADKIPYVDSAWDAAHTVIRPVAGAWVGALLAGQSGSLSDVAAGLIGGSTALASHTVKAGTRMAVNASPEPFSNIVVSLAEDLGVGALVTFAMFHPEAAAIIAGVVLLAGLVVLCFLVSRIRRFLRRRARRREERRLAAGAWQPPP
- a CDS encoding NAD(P)/FAD-dependent oxidoreductase yields the protein MARIAVIGAGTGAMAAAARLAVAGHRVTVYERTETYGGAVRRHERDGFSFDTGPGLLPLPAVYRDLFVKTGKEPLEACVELTQVDPSARHVFADGTRLSVPNASRAGIVGALDEALGSGAGQRWGDFLVRAREAWDRTRRPLLEEPLWPNWSVLADREPYPAVPHKRLLRTRRATTLAEVGAWELRDPRLIALLESHALAYGLDPRTVPASAAVLPYLEHAFGTWYVRGGMRELARAVYERCVARKVEFVFGAEVTGIREKDGRAAGVELAGGEVAEAEFVVAGVAPEVLSRVVRGTEARGADEVPPQRGLPSRMTVLLALRGGRPEGAAHRTVVHADDRESELDHLLGTAPETPWRPTVTVLRPEDPGLVPDTQHEAVTLTSVVPAGRPEPEVVARYTEAMTRAAEHAVPELRERLLWQEVRTPADIADATGAEGGAVPAPALAAGDGRLLHPSNSTAIPGLFTVGGWSHPGGGLPHAGMSGALVAGLIVEGPEFRGSQ